In the genome of Microbacterium saperdae, one region contains:
- a CDS encoding ABC transporter substrate-binding protein, with product MRTLIRTTAAVAAVLVSAAALASCSTSAETEASGECGVFPYTLAHAFGSSAFEESPERIAVVTDVDLDIAIALGVEPVIYPGYELGAWQQEAFDERGLQLDSYDPADGIDFEAIAASKPDAILATSGWSLDEDYEKLSAIAPVIAYTTEDGLDAMTWADRTELAGCALGIPEKADAAIEGVGDAFAAAAAAHPEFAGKTITYAVIHPDQITYSSYQGSDVSFFTDLGFTLPEIAAEFTGDNAGLSKENIDKLEADVLVIGYPFGDEGLLTRSELESDPLFQSLDVVKRGAYGVIGDDVASPIAYPSPLGLPWALDAVAPVLATAAK from the coding sequence ATGAGAACCCTCATCCGCACGACCGCCGCCGTGGCCGCGGTGCTCGTCTCGGCTGCCGCCCTCGCGAGCTGCTCGACCTCGGCGGAGACGGAGGCCTCCGGCGAGTGCGGCGTGTTCCCGTACACGCTGGCGCATGCGTTCGGCAGCAGTGCCTTCGAGGAGTCGCCTGAGCGGATCGCGGTGGTCACCGACGTCGACCTCGACATCGCGATCGCGCTGGGCGTCGAGCCGGTCATCTACCCCGGCTACGAACTGGGTGCCTGGCAGCAGGAGGCCTTCGACGAACGCGGCCTGCAGCTCGACAGCTACGACCCCGCCGACGGCATCGACTTCGAGGCCATCGCCGCGTCGAAGCCCGATGCGATCCTCGCGACGAGCGGATGGAGCCTCGACGAGGACTACGAGAAGCTCTCGGCCATCGCTCCGGTCATCGCGTACACGACCGAGGACGGCCTCGACGCGATGACCTGGGCCGACCGCACCGAACTCGCCGGCTGCGCGCTCGGGATCCCCGAGAAGGCGGATGCCGCGATCGAGGGGGTCGGAGACGCGTTCGCCGCCGCGGCCGCTGCGCATCCGGAGTTCGCGGGCAAGACCATCACGTACGCCGTGATCCACCCCGACCAGATCACGTACTCGTCGTATCAGGGGAGCGACGTCAGCTTCTTCACCGACCTCGGCTTCACGCTGCCCGAGATCGCCGCGGAGTTCACGGGCGACAACGCCGGCCTCAGCAAGGAGAACATCGACAAGCTCGAAGCCGACGTGCTCGTGATCGGCTACCCGTTCGGTGACGAAGGGCTGCTCACTCGCAGCGAACTCGAGTCCGATCCCCTGTTCCAGAGTCTCGACGTCGTGAAGCGCGGTGCGTACGGCGTCATCGGTGACGACGTCGCGTCGCCGATCGCGTATCCGTCGCCGCTGGGTCTGCCGTGGGCGTTGGATGCCGTCGCGCCGGTGCTCGCCACCGCGGCGAAGTAG
- a CDS encoding ABC transporter ATP-binding protein — MTAVPPIAEDRSDGPHSDILRAEAIRVGYDTRVVIDGLDVGFPVGSITALVGPNASGKSTLLKALARLLPLQAGQVLLDGAALQTMSSRVIAQRLGVLPQSPLAPEGITVADLVSRGRHPHGRLLRRSGVDDLRVVADALVVTGTAELADRPVESLSGGQRQRVWIAMALAQQTSLLLLDEPTTYLDIAHQIEVLDLLADLRAAASKTIVMVLHDLEQAAAYADRLLVLSEGRLVAEGPPREVLTEQLVQDVFGLRSRIIPDPDTGTPLILPRGRHSSSPTPQEIP, encoded by the coding sequence ATGACAGCCGTCCCACCCATCGCCGAGGACCGCTCTGACGGCCCGCATTCCGACATCCTCCGCGCCGAGGCGATCCGCGTCGGCTACGACACGCGCGTCGTGATCGACGGGTTGGACGTCGGCTTCCCTGTCGGCTCGATCACGGCGCTGGTCGGGCCGAACGCCAGCGGCAAGTCGACCCTCCTCAAGGCCCTCGCGCGACTGCTCCCGCTCCAGGCCGGCCAGGTGCTGCTGGACGGTGCCGCGCTGCAGACGATGTCGAGTCGCGTCATCGCACAGAGGCTGGGCGTGCTGCCGCAGAGCCCCCTTGCGCCCGAGGGGATCACGGTCGCCGACCTCGTGTCCCGCGGACGTCACCCGCACGGTCGTCTCCTGCGCCGTTCGGGGGTGGACGACCTGCGGGTCGTGGCGGATGCCCTGGTCGTCACCGGCACGGCGGAACTCGCGGATCGCCCCGTCGAGTCGCTCTCCGGCGGGCAGCGTCAGCGCGTCTGGATCGCGATGGCGCTCGCGCAGCAGACGTCCCTGCTGCTGCTGGACGAGCCGACGACGTACCTCGACATCGCGCATCAGATCGAGGTGCTCGATCTGCTCGCCGATCTGCGCGCCGCAGCGTCCAAGACCATCGTCATGGTGCTCCACGACCTCGAACAGGCCGCTGCATACGCCGATCGCCTTCTCGTGCTGAGCGAGGGGCGGCTGGTCGCCGAAGGACCACCGCGCGAGGTGCTCACCGAGCAGCTCGTGCAGGACGTGTTCGGCCTGCGCTCCCGCATCATCCCCGACCCGGACACCGGAACCCCGTTGATCCTTCCCCGAGGGCGACACTCGTCCTCGCCGACACCCCAGGAGATCCCATGA
- a CDS encoding FecCD family ABC transporter permease encodes MPSDPALLPRAPLTLDDRLLTQVSTRGRRRVLGLLGLLALTAIGVVLSFALGARHIAPGVVVETLLGLRPADDYETLVIVTERMPRALLALLVGASLGCSGVIMQALTRNPLADPGVLGIELGAAFAVLLGILFFGVRGASSYFWWALAGSAVTACIVLAIARLARLAASATISLVIAGAALSAILGSLITLLIVRDTAVYAHYNYWSVGQLNGRAGVIDEIWPFALAGLLLAVPLGRPLNALALGDEVAEGLGLAVGRWQLFGAVTAVVLCAAATAAVGPVAFVGLLGAHTARLLVGGDHRWLLPYGALCGAVLLLLADVACRLIPGNGELQVAIATAVIGAPVFVALARGRKVVPA; translated from the coding sequence GTGCCCTCAGATCCTGCCCTCCTGCCGCGGGCCCCGCTGACGCTGGACGACCGGCTTCTCACGCAGGTCAGCACCCGCGGTCGACGACGGGTGCTCGGACTCCTCGGACTGCTCGCTCTCACCGCAATCGGTGTCGTGCTGAGCTTCGCTCTGGGCGCTCGTCACATCGCGCCGGGAGTGGTCGTGGAGACGCTTCTCGGCCTCCGGCCCGCCGATGACTACGAGACGCTCGTGATCGTCACCGAGCGGATGCCCCGCGCGCTTCTGGCACTGCTGGTGGGCGCGAGTCTGGGATGCTCGGGCGTCATCATGCAGGCGCTGACCCGGAATCCGCTCGCCGACCCGGGGGTGCTGGGCATCGAGCTCGGAGCGGCGTTCGCGGTGCTGCTCGGCATCCTGTTCTTCGGCGTGCGGGGGGCATCATCCTACTTCTGGTGGGCTCTCGCCGGATCTGCCGTCACCGCGTGCATCGTGCTCGCGATCGCGCGACTGGCTCGTCTCGCCGCGAGCGCGACGATCAGCCTGGTGATCGCGGGTGCGGCGCTGTCGGCGATCCTCGGTTCCCTGATCACGCTCCTGATCGTGCGTGACACGGCCGTGTACGCGCATTACAACTACTGGTCGGTCGGGCAGTTGAACGGTCGGGCCGGCGTGATCGACGAGATCTGGCCGTTCGCGCTGGCGGGGCTCCTGCTCGCCGTGCCGCTCGGCCGCCCCCTGAACGCCTTGGCCCTGGGCGACGAGGTCGCCGAGGGGCTCGGCCTGGCCGTGGGGCGGTGGCAGCTCTTCGGCGCCGTGACCGCCGTGGTGCTGTGCGCGGCCGCGACAGCTGCGGTCGGCCCCGTCGCGTTCGTCGGGCTGCTCGGTGCACACACGGCCCGCCTGCTTGTGGGCGGCGACCACCGCTGGCTGCTCCCCTACGGGGCGCTGTGCGGCGCGGTGCTCCTGCTGCTCGCCGACGTCGCCTGCCGGCTGATCCCGGGCAATGGGGAGCTGCAGGTCGCCATCGCCACGGCCGTGATCGGCGCTCCCGTGTTCGTGGCACTGGCCCGCGGTCGCAAGGTGGTGCCGGCGTGA
- a CDS encoding fibronectin type III domain-containing protein, whose protein sequence is MSRVHALRPAALPDSATGLWSRVLRTGTVLVTALALVAGSAVPAAAAESASAAPVVAAAAAPDLVSDDPAVVSPAHGAQVTTTVVDGPVAETPSDDDATADVPAVQAPSTQARAAAAAVGDIPEETYGEVVTVTVSGRFVTPAGAAASGVTLVAEPMYGDGPGAIGQVTTGANGTFTLNAKTARPFRLVVRPGDGYVMGSISQQGKILPGTWAEDAWLLEPKAAVSTLGDIALIAGQKVSGSVTVTGPLSASEAQLRLDSDTASFETSLSVKTGTTAWSLTVPKGTYRAIVDIYSAGVTAYHGGTTAATAKAIVVNGAVTGIGIGITISSRTVSGTLKDGAGKPVEGAYVSLSPREFVEGNTSRWATSGADGKYTLINVLPGAYTLSFQSGGPTTYWPGVDNWSAAETITVTSATGSLSGYDGILKAGVRISGTSKNPDGTPREGDMIFFSKDGVMVTSTQTAADGTYSSWALPAGEYTVGRGEPGFMSEPVQWYDGKRSAETADLVRATTDGATYNGINFVAVKGGTISGTVSFANKTAVEGATVSVFRAHQTSNPVATATTDAQGKYTIGSLTRDNYVVKVTSGTSGVVDVWFGATTTDPAPVVIDLGIDATFTADITAVLGGTIRGTLTPMVGGDTHWVSLSRPDGSEYRSIAVPTVDGSAVPWEVAGLTPGTWIAYTGDTYWDGKTQMSDATPITVVANKVSAGINLDLRKDVAVSGTVAATDSSVISRVTTVLERQYGDWWSQVEQRESSSTQFAFAAAPGTYRVTVIPTDPEGNALRQAVSAPFVVVAGKPTVLALSTQRGWVLSGRVTDAASGAPVAGAAVQANAPDAYRWGFTQTQTDGTFRLAVGVRGSWDITVANTSTTFVPSTRRVTVAETDVSNIAFALAKGQTLSGRVSAENNGNSLAGISVDVRDASDRSVASASTAGDGTYTTTALPNGTYTVRFANWSGLYIEEWWKDATSQSSATTVTVAGKTITGVDASMRLGGVVVGSVMGTDGEPLVGATVGLATLPATGINALFAPFAEAFGAQPAGTLLGVETLTDAGGNYTLPPVEAGTYALYVYSAATGTTWYNGKSTLSGADPVQVSAGGTASVSLSMRPLGNGEDPRTPEQSISDEFLIQRHPANESVTAGDPAVFQASASGLPAPTVQWERSKAGGAWTAIPGATNLAVVLTTVIGDNGTKVRAVFTSAGVKKTTNEATLTVTAKPVSPSAPKAPVASKVQATTAQLDWTAPATGGSPITGYTVKLYTGAQLVREIAVTGETVSLSDLAGETAYTASVTAKNAVGSSAESAKVTFTTTKPATAPGAPTGVTAVAGNAQAAVSWKAPASNGGSAITGYTVTASPGGKTVTTSGATTGTVTGLTNGTAYTFTVTATNAAGTSAASTASTAVTPVAPSTAPGAPTGVTAVAGNAQAAVSWKAPASNGGSAITGYTVTASPGGKTATTTGALTATVPGLTNGTAYTFTVKATNAIGSSAASAASAAVTPTTAPTAPAAPTAVTAVAGNAQAVVSWTAPASNGGSAITGYTVTASPGGKTATTTGATTATVTGLTNGTAYTFTVKATNAIGSSAASAASAAVTPKAPDTSPAVSRQAGQSRWDTSVAVSKASFPTAGVPVVYIANGMNFPDALAGAAAAGHLGGPVLLTESTKLPDVVAAELARLKPQRIVVLGGSGVVSDAVMAKAGSYAKGAVSRQAGQSRWDTSVAVSKASFPTAGVPVVYIANGMNFPDALAGAAAAGHLGGPVLLTESTKLPDVVAAELARLKPQRIVVLGGSGVVSDAVMTKAGSYAKGAVSRQAGQSRWDTSVAVSKASFPTAGVPVVYIANGMNFPDALAGAAAAGHLGGPVLLTESTKLPDVVAAELARLKPQRIVVLGGSGVVSDAVMAKVNSYVVK, encoded by the coding sequence ACGCACTCCGTCCTGCCGCACTGCCCGATTCCGCCACGGGGCTCTGGTCCCGCGTGCTGCGCACCGGAACAGTTCTCGTTACCGCGCTCGCGCTCGTCGCCGGGTCTGCCGTGCCGGCGGCAGCGGCCGAGTCCGCCTCCGCCGCGCCCGTGGTCGCTGCCGCGGCTGCCCCCGACCTGGTCAGCGATGACCCCGCCGTCGTCTCACCCGCACACGGCGCGCAGGTGACCACGACCGTGGTCGACGGTCCTGTTGCCGAGACGCCGTCGGACGACGATGCCACCGCCGATGTCCCTGCAGTGCAGGCCCCCTCGACGCAGGCGCGTGCCGCCGCAGCCGCAGTGGGGGACATCCCCGAGGAGACCTACGGCGAGGTGGTGACGGTCACCGTCTCCGGGCGCTTCGTGACACCCGCCGGCGCGGCGGCCTCCGGGGTGACGCTCGTGGCCGAGCCGATGTACGGCGACGGGCCGGGGGCGATCGGACAGGTGACGACCGGCGCGAACGGCACGTTCACGCTCAACGCCAAGACAGCGCGTCCGTTCCGGCTCGTGGTGCGTCCGGGCGACGGATACGTGATGGGCTCGATCAGTCAGCAGGGGAAGATCCTGCCCGGCACCTGGGCGGAGGATGCATGGCTCCTCGAGCCCAAGGCTGCCGTCTCCACGCTCGGGGACATCGCCCTCATCGCGGGGCAGAAGGTCTCCGGCTCCGTCACGGTGACGGGACCTCTGTCGGCGTCGGAGGCTCAGCTGCGGTTGGACTCCGACACGGCATCGTTCGAGACGTCGCTGTCGGTCAAGACCGGCACGACTGCCTGGTCCCTGACCGTTCCGAAGGGGACGTACCGGGCCATCGTGGACATCTACTCCGCAGGCGTGACCGCCTATCACGGCGGCACGACCGCGGCCACGGCGAAGGCGATCGTCGTGAACGGCGCAGTGACCGGCATCGGCATCGGCATCACGATCTCTTCGCGCACTGTCTCCGGAACCCTCAAGGACGGAGCGGGAAAGCCCGTCGAGGGTGCCTACGTGTCGCTGTCTCCGCGCGAGTTCGTCGAGGGCAACACGTCTCGTTGGGCGACTTCGGGGGCGGATGGCAAGTACACGCTGATCAACGTCCTTCCTGGTGCCTACACCCTCAGCTTCCAGAGCGGCGGCCCGACCACGTACTGGCCAGGCGTCGACAACTGGTCGGCGGCCGAGACGATCACCGTGACCTCGGCCACCGGATCGCTCAGCGGCTACGACGGCATCCTCAAGGCAGGGGTGCGCATCTCCGGCACCTCGAAGAACCCCGACGGCACACCGCGTGAGGGAGACATGATCTTCTTCAGCAAAGACGGTGTGATGGTCACGTCCACGCAGACGGCAGCCGACGGCACTTACTCGTCCTGGGCCCTGCCGGCAGGCGAGTACACCGTGGGCCGGGGCGAGCCCGGGTTCATGTCCGAACCCGTCCAGTGGTACGACGGCAAGCGCTCCGCCGAGACGGCGGATCTCGTGCGGGCCACGACGGATGGAGCGACCTACAACGGCATCAACTTCGTTGCCGTCAAGGGCGGGACGATCAGCGGGACCGTGTCGTTCGCGAACAAGACGGCAGTGGAGGGCGCCACGGTGTCGGTCTTCCGTGCGCACCAGACGTCGAACCCGGTCGCCACGGCGACCACGGATGCGCAGGGCAAGTACACGATCGGCTCTCTCACGCGGGACAACTACGTGGTCAAGGTGACCTCGGGAACCAGCGGCGTCGTCGACGTCTGGTTCGGAGCGACGACGACCGATCCCGCGCCCGTCGTGATCGATCTCGGGATCGACGCCACCTTCACGGCCGACATCACGGCTGTCCTCGGCGGCACCATCCGCGGAACTCTGACGCCGATGGTGGGGGGAGACACGCATTGGGTCTCCCTGAGTCGGCCCGACGGTTCGGAGTATCGATCGATCGCGGTGCCGACGGTCGACGGATCCGCTGTGCCGTGGGAGGTCGCGGGTCTGACGCCCGGCACCTGGATCGCGTACACCGGTGACACGTACTGGGATGGCAAGACGCAGATGAGCGATGCCACACCGATCACCGTCGTTGCGAACAAGGTGTCCGCGGGCATCAACCTCGATCTCCGCAAGGACGTCGCCGTCAGCGGGACGGTCGCGGCGACCGACAGTTCGGTGATCAGCCGCGTCACGACCGTGTTGGAGCGTCAGTACGGTGACTGGTGGTCCCAGGTCGAGCAGCGGGAGTCCTCCAGTACGCAGTTCGCCTTCGCGGCCGCACCCGGCACCTATCGCGTGACCGTGATCCCGACGGACCCGGAGGGCAATGCACTCCGGCAGGCGGTCTCCGCGCCGTTCGTCGTCGTGGCCGGCAAGCCCACGGTCCTGGCTCTCTCGACGCAACGTGGATGGGTGCTCAGCGGTCGGGTCACGGATGCGGCGAGCGGGGCCCCGGTCGCCGGTGCGGCTGTGCAGGCGAACGCGCCTGACGCGTACCGATGGGGATTCACCCAGACGCAGACTGATGGCACGTTCCGGCTCGCGGTCGGCGTGCGCGGATCATGGGACATCACGGTGGCGAACACGTCCACGACCTTCGTCCCCTCGACGCGCCGGGTCACGGTCGCTGAGACCGACGTCTCGAACATCGCCTTCGCGCTGGCGAAGGGGCAGACCCTCAGCGGCCGCGTCTCGGCCGAGAACAACGGCAACTCGCTCGCGGGGATCTCGGTCGATGTGCGGGACGCGTCGGACCGCAGCGTCGCTTCGGCCAGCACAGCCGGGGACGGCACGTACACGACAACGGCCCTGCCGAACGGCACGTACACCGTGCGTTTCGCGAACTGGAGCGGGCTCTACATCGAGGAATGGTGGAAGGACGCCACGAGTCAGTCCTCCGCCACCACGGTGACCGTCGCAGGGAAGACGATCACCGGCGTCGATGCGTCGATGCGTCTCGGCGGTGTCGTCGTCGGTTCGGTGATGGGCACCGACGGCGAACCGCTCGTCGGTGCCACGGTCGGTCTGGCCACGCTGCCGGCCACCGGGATCAACGCCCTCTTCGCCCCGTTCGCCGAGGCGTTCGGCGCTCAGCCCGCCGGAACTCTTCTCGGGGTCGAGACGCTGACGGACGCCGGTGGCAACTACACGCTCCCGCCGGTCGAGGCAGGCACCTACGCGCTGTACGTATACTCGGCCGCGACCGGAACGACCTGGTACAACGGCAAGTCGACGCTGAGCGGCGCCGATCCCGTGCAGGTCTCGGCGGGTGGCACCGCATCGGTGTCCCTCTCGATGCGCCCCTTGGGCAACGGTGAGGATCCGCGCACGCCGGAGCAGTCGATCAGCGACGAGTTCCTCATCCAGCGGCACCCCGCGAACGAGTCGGTCACCGCGGGCGACCCCGCAGTCTTCCAGGCGTCGGCTTCGGGTCTTCCGGCACCGACCGTGCAGTGGGAACGCAGCAAGGCGGGCGGTGCCTGGACGGCGATCCCGGGTGCGACGAACCTGGCGGTGGTGCTGACCACCGTGATCGGCGACAACGGAACCAAGGTTCGCGCGGTCTTCACGTCGGCAGGCGTGAAGAAGACGACGAACGAGGCGACGCTCACGGTGACGGCGAAGCCCGTCTCGCCGTCGGCGCCCAAGGCGCCCGTGGCGTCGAAGGTGCAGGCGACGACCGCCCAGCTCGATTGGACGGCCCCGGCAACGGGCGGTTCGCCGATCACCGGCTACACGGTCAAGCTGTACACCGGCGCGCAGCTGGTGCGAGAGATCGCGGTCACCGGAGAGACGGTCTCGCTGAGCGACCTCGCCGGTGAGACGGCGTACACCGCATCTGTCACGGCGAAGAACGCCGTCGGCAGCAGCGCCGAGTCCGCGAAGGTGACGTTCACCACCACCAAGCCGGCCACGGCTCCGGGCGCCCCCACGGGTGTCACGGCAGTCGCGGGCAACGCGCAGGCGGCGGTGTCGTGGAAGGCTCCGGCGTCCAACGGCGGGTCGGCGATCACGGGCTACACCGTGACGGCGTCGCCGGGTGGCAAGACGGTCACGACCTCGGGTGCGACGACCGGGACGGTCACCGGGCTCACCAACGGCACGGCGTACACGTTCACGGTCACGGCGACGAATGCAGCGGGCACGTCTGCGGCATCGACGGCGTCGACCGCGGTGACTCCCGTCGCCCCGTCGACCGCTCCGGGCGCCCCCACGGGCGTCACGGCAGTCGCGGGCAACGCGCAGGCGGCGGTGTCGTGGAAGGCTCCGGCGTCCAACGGCGGGTCCGCGATCACGGGCTACACCGTGACGGCGTCGCCGGGCGGTAAGACGGCCACGACCACCGGTGCCCTCACCGCAACGGTTCCGGGGCTGACGAACGGCACGGCGTACACGTTCACGGTCAAGGCCACGAACGCGATCGGCTCGTCTGCGGCGTCTGCGGCCTCGGCGGCGGTCACTCCGACGACGGCACCCACTGCCCCCGCAGCTCCGACCGCGGTGACGGCGGTGGCGGGGAACGCGCAGGCGGTCGTGTCGTGGACGGCCCCGGCCTCGAACGGCGGGTCCGCGATCACGGGCTACACCGTGACGGCGTCTCCCGGCGGCAAGACCGCGACGACCACGGGTGCGACGACGGCGACGGTCACCGGCTTGACCAACGGCACGGCATATACGTTCACGGTCAAGGCCACGAACGCGATCGGCTCGTCTGCGGCGTCCGCGGCTTCGGCCGCGGTCACTCCGAAGGCGCCCGACACGTCGCCGGCGGTTTCGCGTCAGGCGGGTCAGTCGCGGTGGGATACGTCTGTGGCGGTGTCGAAGGCGTCGTTCCCGACGGCGGGTGTGCCGGTGGTGTACATCGCGAACGGGATGAACTTCCCTGACGCGTTGGCTGGTGCGGCTGCGGCGGGTCATCTGGGTGGTCCGGTGCTGTTGACGGAGTCGACGAAGTTGCCGGATGTGGTGGCGGCGGAGTTGGCGCGGTTGAAGCCTCAGCGCATCGTCGTCCTGGGTGGTTCGGGTGTCGTCTCCGATGCCGTGATGGCCAAGGCTGGGTCGTATGCGAAGGGCGCGGTTTCGCGTCAGGCGGGTCAGTCGCGGTGGGATACGTCTGTGGCGGTGTCGAAGGCGTCGTTCCCGACGGCGGGTGTGCCGGTGGTGTACATCGCGAACGGGATGAACTTCCCTGACGCGTTGGCTGGTGCGGCTGCGGCGGGTCATCTGGGTGGTCCGGTGCTGTTGACGGAGTCGACGAAGTTGCCGGATGTGGTGGCGGCGGAGCTGGCGCGGTTGAAGCCTCAGCGGATCGTCGTCCTGGGTGGTTCGGGTGTCGTCTCCGATGCCGTGATGACCAAGGCCGGGTCGTATGCGAAGGGCGCGGTTTCGCGTCAGGCGGGTCAGTCGCGGTGGGATACGTCTGTGGCGGTGTCGAAGGCGTCGTTCCCGACGGCGGGTGTGCCGGTGGTGTACATCGCGAACGGGATGAACTTCCCTGACGCGTTGGCTGGTGCGGCTGCGGCGGGTCATCTGGGTGGTCCGGTGCTGTTGACGGAGTCGACGAAGCTGCCGGATGTGGTGGCGGCGGAGTTGGCGCGGTTGAAGCCTCAGCGGATCGTGGTGCTGGGTGGTTCGGGCGTCGTCTCGGACGCCGTGATGGCCAAGGTCAACAGCTACGTCGTGAAGTGA
- a CDS encoding helix-turn-helix transcriptional regulator yields MERSAAVETEADEVEHWGHPPHLHASGQLVTAITGSGVLRIDEQDCAFDTATAIWVPPRVLHSGVFAADLLPLAIDLDEASLPQETRLVAIDAELRALLLAWARDNDHARNRDRETRIAVAVRNSPALRRPLRLPTGPLTRPVMEHLRLAPAAVPPLTEWSHRLHASVATIRRAFLAETGSPYSEWTTLFRLELSIVPLRAGEPVATVARAMGFSPNGYTLAFRRWTGQTPSEYRSNLMR; encoded by the coding sequence ATGGAGCGCTCAGCCGCCGTCGAGACCGAAGCGGACGAGGTCGAACACTGGGGGCATCCCCCGCATCTGCACGCCAGCGGGCAGCTCGTGACGGCCATCACGGGGTCCGGCGTGCTGCGCATCGACGAGCAGGACTGCGCCTTCGACACGGCGACCGCGATCTGGGTACCACCGCGCGTCCTGCACTCCGGGGTGTTCGCCGCCGACCTGCTGCCGCTGGCGATCGACCTCGACGAGGCATCCCTGCCGCAGGAGACGCGCCTGGTGGCCATCGACGCCGAGCTGAGAGCCCTGCTGCTGGCTTGGGCGCGCGACAACGACCACGCGCGCAACCGTGATCGTGAGACACGCATCGCCGTCGCGGTACGGAACTCTCCGGCGTTGCGCCGGCCGCTCCGATTGCCCACCGGGCCGTTGACCCGACCTGTGATGGAGCATCTGCGGCTCGCCCCGGCGGCGGTCCCTCCCCTCACGGAATGGTCGCACCGACTGCATGCCTCGGTGGCCACGATCCGCCGCGCGTTCCTCGCGGAGACCGGCTCACCGTACTCGGAATGGACCACCCTGTTCCGACTGGAACTGTCGATCGTCCCGCTGCGTGCGGGAGAACCGGTGGCGACGGTGGCGCGCGCTATGGGCTTCAGCCCGAACGGCTACACGCTGGCCTTCCGCCGGTGGACGGGTCAGACGCCGTCCGAGTACCGCTCGAACCTCATGCGCTGA
- a CDS encoding FecCD family ABC transporter permease, whose product MTDALLPLLVRERRRDRTRSALVCLVLSVAILAFAAAEILAGSADIALDDMIPAAFGQGEGLAAYVVFETRVPRALVALLSGALFGLAGHLYQRLVGNVLATPDILGISAGASAAATAVLTLGAVGIGVQVSAVVGAVGVAALVFLLSWHRGVSPYRLVLVGIGIGACASAVTTYLVTRADEMSVERALRWMIGSLSGADWAGVWVLLLTLAVGAVLLLFASRGLRTFALGDDLAAALGTRVSRLRFGSLLLGAGLAAVATSITGPIGFVALVAGPLAARLVRRTDAAVAAALVGAVIVVAADLIAQTAPFISPVPTGSITAVIGAPALIYLLVHGRRRS is encoded by the coding sequence GTGACGGATGCGCTGCTCCCCCTGCTGGTGCGCGAGCGCCGACGTGACCGCACGCGCTCCGCGCTCGTCTGCCTCGTGCTGAGTGTGGCGATCCTCGCCTTCGCCGCGGCCGAGATCCTCGCCGGCTCCGCCGACATCGCGCTGGACGACATGATCCCCGCGGCTTTCGGGCAGGGGGAGGGGCTGGCTGCGTACGTGGTCTTCGAGACCCGCGTTCCGCGCGCTCTCGTGGCCCTGCTGTCCGGCGCACTCTTCGGGCTCGCCGGGCATCTGTATCAGCGGCTGGTGGGCAACGTGCTGGCGACCCCCGACATCCTGGGCATCTCCGCTGGTGCGTCCGCCGCGGCCACCGCCGTCCTCACGCTCGGAGCGGTCGGGATCGGCGTGCAGGTGAGCGCGGTCGTCGGTGCGGTCGGCGTCGCCGCGCTGGTGTTCCTGCTCAGCTGGCACCGCGGGGTCAGCCCGTACCGACTCGTGCTGGTCGGCATCGGCATCGGCGCCTGCGCGAGCGCGGTCACGACCTATCTCGTCACCCGTGCGGACGAGATGAGTGTCGAGCGGGCGTTGCGGTGGATGATCGGCTCGCTCAGCGGTGCGGACTGGGCCGGGGTCTGGGTGCTTCTGCTCACGCTCGCGGTCGGCGCAGTACTGCTGCTGTTCGCCTCCCGCGGCCTGCGCACCTTCGCCCTCGGCGACGACCTCGCCGCCGCCCTCGGCACCCGCGTCTCGCGCCTGCGGTTCGGGTCGCTGCTGCTCGGGGCGGGACTCGCCGCCGTCGCGACCAGCATCACGGGACCGATCGGCTTCGTCGCCCTCGTCGCCGGCCCGCTCGCGGCGCGGCTGGTTCGCCGCACGGATGCCGCCGTCGCCGCGGCGCTGGTCGGTGCGGTGATCGTGGTCGCCGCCGACCTCATCGCTCAGACGGCCCCCTTCATCTCGCCGGTGCCCACCGGAAGCATCACCGCTGTGATCGGCGCTCCAGCGCTGATCTACCTGCTCGTCCACGGCCGGAGGAGATCATGA